One part of the Lepeophtheirus salmonis chromosome 14, UVic_Lsal_1.4, whole genome shotgun sequence genome encodes these proteins:
- the LOC121129059 gene encoding glutathione S-transferase C-terminal domain-containing protein homolog produces MNVDEMVLYLEKSSSNPVTDEDGTFKGLSLNSFICLYVLEYLGILTKSSNRCLKICFLHTKNQRQLKTEFAGTKDSSKDSYDIKLSNYKCKIVVDTKKSVCVALPALHTPQNNYYVGGLCAVLRYIISEWDLSKEFKGILGHNSGNLSSPAEVSTWTRFVEIDLPSVVLSPVDLIDVPQHLARFEIHMKQPIKVHNIRKRIKSVDINTKDDDAEDPIIEYARNNHKYCEGPDLLLSDLIVYPMMYLIFDEYPMSLANSIPTVHHWFIKSMGRYATLMFNKIFLSPDAIQTEIGNISLDGSSTNLLKFPQDMDLNASFYKSDSKQSTSNARVYTKQSDIDNVLAILENGKLREKVLQKTILNLEPIDWSSVPEEIHPKGGGLPPHRIEKKCQQLECLYTAVKGLHPKKGDIIVDFCCGAGHLALVLAHFLPQCEIYLVENKAESIRRAKDRAQNLKNVTFFQCNMDYFKGGFNIGVSLHACGVATDLVISRCLSEKAKFVSCPCCYGSVSDNHILEYPRSNAFKEVIKSEEYYILCHAADQVHPEGSDNSIEKSIQGRKAMQFVDSDRLLEASELNYKVVLSRLYPESCTPKNNLLIGDFL; encoded by the exons ATGAACGTGGATGAAATGGTACTCTATCTGGAGAAATCCTCTTCAAATCCAGTCACTGATGAGGATGGGACTTTCAAGGGTCTCTCTCTAAATTCCTTTATATGCCTATACGTTCTTGAATATCTCGGAATACTAACTAAATCCTCTAATAGATGCCTTaagatttgttttttacatacaaaaaatcaaCGCCAATTAAAAACCGAGTTTGCAG GAACGAAAGACTCCTCTAAAGATTCCTATGACATCAAACtctcaaattataaatgtaaaatagtaGTTGACACGAAAAAATCTGTATGTGTGGCACTTCCCGCCCTCCATACTCCTCAAAACAACTACTATGTTGGTGGGCTATGTGCGGTACTTAGATACATAATTTCCGAATGGGATTTGTCGAAGGAGTTTAAAGGAATTTTGGGTCATAATAGTGGAAATCTCTCTTCGCCAGCAGAAGTATCCACATGGACTAGATTTGTAGAAATTGATTTACCCTCCGTTGTTCTCTCTCCTGTTGATCTCATAGATGTTCCACAGCACTTGGCAAGGTTTGAAATTCATATGAAACAACCTATCAAAGTTCATAACATCAGAAAAAGGATCAAAAGTGTGGACATAAATACAAAGG atGATGACGCTGAGGATCCAATAATTGAATATGCTCggaataatcataaatattgcGAAGGTCCAGATCTTTTATTGTCTGATCTCATAGTGTACCCTATGATGTATctcatttttgatgaatatcCGATGTCTCTTGCTAATTCCATTCCAACAGTACATCATTGGTTCATTAAGTCAATGGGTCGTTATGCTACTTTGatgttcaataaaatttttctcAGTCCTGATGCTATACAAACAGAAATAGGAAATATTTCCCTTGATGGGTCATCCACAAACCTCTTAAAGTTTCCTCAGGATATGGACTTGAATGCCTCTTTTTATAAGTCTGACTCAAAGCAAAGTACTTCAAACGCACGCGTGTACACCAAGCAAAGTGATATTGATAATGTGTTAGCTATTTTAGAAAATGGAAAG TTGCGAGAGAAGGtattacaaaaaactattttaaaccTTGAACCTATTGATTGGAGCTCTGTACCAGAAGAAATTCATCCTAAAGGTGGCGGTCTCCCACCTCATCGTATTGAGAAGAAATGTCAACAACTAGAATGTCTTTATACCGCTGTTAAGGGCCTTCATCCGAAAAAGGGTGATATCATAGTTGACTTTTGTTGTGGTGCTGGTCACCTGGCCTTAGTTTTAGCTCACTTTTTACCTCAG tgtgaAATCTACCTGGTTGAAAATAAAGCAGAGTCCATTAGGCGTGCGAAAGATCGAGCACAAAATCTCAAGAATGTTACCTTTTTCCAATGTAACATGGATTATTTCAAGGGAGGTTTCAACATAGGAGTGAGTCTTCATGCTTGTGGTGTTGCTACGGATCTTGTCATATCTAGATGCTTGTCCGAAAAGGCAAAATTTGTATCATGTCCATGCTGCTATGGTTCTGTTTCAGATAATCACATTTTGGAATATCCCAGAAGCAATGCATTTAAAGAAGTTATAAAATCAGAAGAATACTACATTTTGTGCCATGCTGCAGATCAAGTTCATCCAGAAGGAAGTGATAATTCTATTGAAAAGAGTATTCAAGGACGAAAAGCCATGCAATTTGTTGACTCTGACCGCCTACTTGAAGCATCtgaattgaattataaagtAGTACTTAGTCGACTTTATCCAGAAAGTTGTACTcctaaaaataatcttttgataggagattttctctaa